In the genome of Oncorhynchus clarkii lewisi isolate Uvic-CL-2024 chromosome 4, UVic_Ocla_1.0, whole genome shotgun sequence, one region contains:
- the LOC139406566 gene encoding perilipin-3-like isoform X1: protein MSEIKETSCTMADSEKSDEPSAAAVAQPADGDQQSVVSRVGSIPLVSSACGVVSNAYSSTKDSVPLLKGVIDAAESGVRTLGAAATTGSKPLLDRLEPQISVVNQYAMMGLDKVEKLQILQQPADKLVSDTVGMMYQSVSGAKEAMAGAKDTMTGAVLGAKESITGAVTGAKETMAGAKETMTGAMMAAVFGGVEMTQAAASGWFSSFMGTGVGHMVSSGVGLALSHSENLVDQILPLSDRELAALAEPATGEVATAPVVGSSPSSPSYFIRLGKLSSKVQERALEQSLVRARYARDTTYATITQITSTLDLLENARSTLAAANHQLGGAPEQLLQHWKEWQEKQPKDGQVDGGKVDGPKDQTALEWRTLSMVHGLSGQLRSACSGVVSSAQGLPSAVQDQLANAQKAAEELHSSLGNASTLTPHLLEQTRYHLTQVRHSLDGVMEYLLNNTPLNWLVGPFAPQLTEKGEDRQAVDKGPQT from the exons ATGTCAGAAATTAAAGAAACATCCTGCACAATGGCAGACAGCGAGAAGTCTGATGAGCCCAGTGCAGCAGCCGTAGCCCAGCCAGCTGATGGAGACCAGCAG AGTGTTGTGTCCCGTGTGGGTAGCATCCCCCTGGTGAGCTCTGCTTGTGGTGTAGTGTCCAATGCCTACAGCAGCACTAAGGACAGCGTTCCCCTTCTGAAGGGGGTAATAGATGCTGCCGAGAGCGGGGTGCGCACCCTGGGGGCAGCCGCCACCACCGGCTCCAAGCCACTCCTGGACAGACTGGAGCCACAGA TTTCTGTGGTGAATCAATATGCCATGATGGGACTAGACAAGGTGGAAAAACTGCAAATCCTCCAGCAGCCAGCTGACAAG CTGGTTTCAGACACAGTGGGCATGATGTACCAGTCTGTTAGCGGGGCAAAGGAGGCCATGGCTGGAGCCAAGGACACCATGACTGGGGCTGTATTGGGGGCAAAGGAGTCAATAACTGGGGCTGTGACCGGGGCCAAGGAAACCATGGCTGGGGCCAAGGAGACCATGACTGGGGCTATGATGGCTGCAGTGTTTGGGGGTGTGGAGATGACCCAAGCAGCCGCCAGTGGATGGTTCAGCTCATTCATGGGGACCGGTGTGGGCCATATGGTCAGCAGTGGGGTGGGCCTGGCCCTCAGCCACTCTGAGAACTTGGTGGACCAGATCCTGCCTCTCAGCGACAGAGAGCTGG CTGCTTTGGCCGAGCCTGCAACAGGTGAGGTGGCTACTGCACCAGTGGTGGGCTCTAGCCCATCTAGCCCCAGCTACTTTATCCGTCTGGGCAAGCTATCCTCCAAGGTGCAGGAGCGGGCCCTGGAGCAGTCCCTGGTGAGAGCCCGGTACGCCAGAGACACCACATATGCCACCATAACCCAGATCACCAGCACATTGGACCTGCTGGAGAATGCCCGCTCCACCCTGGCTGCTGCCAACCACCAGCTGGGAGGGGCACCAGAGCAGCTGCTTCAGCACTGGAAGGAGTGGCAGGAGAAACAGCCTAAAGATGGACAAGTAGATGGTGGGAAGGTGGATGGTCCCAAAGACCAGACTGCG TTGGAGTGGCGAACCCTCTCGATGGTGCATGGTCTCAGTGGCCAGTTGCGGTCTGCCTGCTCTGGTGTGGTGTCCAGTGCCCAGGGCCTGCCCAGTGCGGTCCAGGACCAGCTGGCAAATGCACAGAAAGCAGCTGAAGAACTGCACTCCTCCCTGGGCAACGCTAGCACCCTCACACCCCACCTCCTGGAGCAGACCCGTTATCATCTAACACAG GTGCGACATTCTCTAGATGGCGTAATGGAGTATCTGCTCAATAACACTCCTCTCAACTGGCTGGTGGGACCCTTTGCACCCCAGCTTACTGAGAAGGGGGAGGACAGGCAGGCTGTGGATAAAGGCCCTCAGACCTAG
- the LOC139406566 gene encoding perilipin-3-like isoform X2 — protein sequence MADSEKSDEPSAAAVAQPADGDQQSVVSRVGSIPLVSSACGVVSNAYSSTKDSVPLLKGVIDAAESGVRTLGAAATTGSKPLLDRLEPQISVVNQYAMMGLDKVEKLQILQQPADKLVSDTVGMMYQSVSGAKEAMAGAKDTMTGAVLGAKESITGAVTGAKETMAGAKETMTGAMMAAVFGGVEMTQAAASGWFSSFMGTGVGHMVSSGVGLALSHSENLVDQILPLSDRELAALAEPATGEVATAPVVGSSPSSPSYFIRLGKLSSKVQERALEQSLVRARYARDTTYATITQITSTLDLLENARSTLAAANHQLGGAPEQLLQHWKEWQEKQPKDGQVDGGKVDGPKDQTALEWRTLSMVHGLSGQLRSACSGVVSSAQGLPSAVQDQLANAQKAAEELHSSLGNASTLTPHLLEQTRYHLTQVRHSLDGVMEYLLNNTPLNWLVGPFAPQLTEKGEDRQAVDKGPQT from the exons ATGGCAGACAGCGAGAAGTCTGATGAGCCCAGTGCAGCAGCCGTAGCCCAGCCAGCTGATGGAGACCAGCAG AGTGTTGTGTCCCGTGTGGGTAGCATCCCCCTGGTGAGCTCTGCTTGTGGTGTAGTGTCCAATGCCTACAGCAGCACTAAGGACAGCGTTCCCCTTCTGAAGGGGGTAATAGATGCTGCCGAGAGCGGGGTGCGCACCCTGGGGGCAGCCGCCACCACCGGCTCCAAGCCACTCCTGGACAGACTGGAGCCACAGA TTTCTGTGGTGAATCAATATGCCATGATGGGACTAGACAAGGTGGAAAAACTGCAAATCCTCCAGCAGCCAGCTGACAAG CTGGTTTCAGACACAGTGGGCATGATGTACCAGTCTGTTAGCGGGGCAAAGGAGGCCATGGCTGGAGCCAAGGACACCATGACTGGGGCTGTATTGGGGGCAAAGGAGTCAATAACTGGGGCTGTGACCGGGGCCAAGGAAACCATGGCTGGGGCCAAGGAGACCATGACTGGGGCTATGATGGCTGCAGTGTTTGGGGGTGTGGAGATGACCCAAGCAGCCGCCAGTGGATGGTTCAGCTCATTCATGGGGACCGGTGTGGGCCATATGGTCAGCAGTGGGGTGGGCCTGGCCCTCAGCCACTCTGAGAACTTGGTGGACCAGATCCTGCCTCTCAGCGACAGAGAGCTGG CTGCTTTGGCCGAGCCTGCAACAGGTGAGGTGGCTACTGCACCAGTGGTGGGCTCTAGCCCATCTAGCCCCAGCTACTTTATCCGTCTGGGCAAGCTATCCTCCAAGGTGCAGGAGCGGGCCCTGGAGCAGTCCCTGGTGAGAGCCCGGTACGCCAGAGACACCACATATGCCACCATAACCCAGATCACCAGCACATTGGACCTGCTGGAGAATGCCCGCTCCACCCTGGCTGCTGCCAACCACCAGCTGGGAGGGGCACCAGAGCAGCTGCTTCAGCACTGGAAGGAGTGGCAGGAGAAACAGCCTAAAGATGGACAAGTAGATGGTGGGAAGGTGGATGGTCCCAAAGACCAGACTGCG TTGGAGTGGCGAACCCTCTCGATGGTGCATGGTCTCAGTGGCCAGTTGCGGTCTGCCTGCTCTGGTGTGGTGTCCAGTGCCCAGGGCCTGCCCAGTGCGGTCCAGGACCAGCTGGCAAATGCACAGAAAGCAGCTGAAGAACTGCACTCCTCCCTGGGCAACGCTAGCACCCTCACACCCCACCTCCTGGAGCAGACCCGTTATCATCTAACACAG GTGCGACATTCTCTAGATGGCGTAATGGAGTATCTGCTCAATAACACTCCTCTCAACTGGCTGGTGGGACCCTTTGCACCCCAGCTTACTGAGAAGGGGGAGGACAGGCAGGCTGTGGATAAAGGCCCTCAGACCTAG
- the LOC139406567 gene encoding AN1-type zinc finger protein 5-like isoform X1, with translation MAQETNQTQVPMLCTMGCGFYGNPRTNGMCSVCYKEHLQRQQGGGRSSPPGEKGSAASSPVGSPGAAGVSVESTTSEPSTEGVTPPEERTSSPNSPSPVTQQMTAMSISQDTGATDSDRADGDEEEDEGTSKNTGPVGEAAQASSDGDQTPDKNKKKNRCFTCRKKVGLTGFDCRCGNLFCAIHRYSDKHNCPYDYRGAAAARIRKENPIVVAEKIQKL, from the exons ATGGCTCAGGAGACCAATCAGACGCAGGTGCCAATGCTTTGCACTATGGGCTGTGGTTTCTATGGTAATCCCCGCACCAATGGTATGTGCTCGGTCTGCTACAAGGAACACCTACAGAGACAACAGGGAGGGGGCCGTTCCAGCCCCCCAGGTGAGAAAG GCTCGGCAGCTTCATCGCCAGTGGGGTCCCCGGGAGCAGCTGGTGTGTCAGTGGAGAGCACAACGTCGGAACCCAGTACGGAAGGGGTCACTCCGCCCGAGGAAAGGACATCCAG TCCCAACTCCCCCAGCCCAGTAACCCAGCAGATGACAGCCATGAGTATCTCCCAGGATACTGGAGCCACTGACTCAGACCGGGCTGATGGGGACGAGGAAGAGGACGAGGGGACATCCAAAAACACTG GGCCAGTGGGTGAGGCAGCCCAGGCCTCGTCTGATGGTGATCAGACCCCTGACAAAAATAAGAAGAAGAACCGATGCTTCACCTGCCGGAAGAAAGTGGGCCTGACTG GCTTCGACTGTCGCTGTGGTAACCTGTTCTGCGCCATTCATCGCTACTCTGACAAACATAACTGTCCTTACGACTACCGAGGCGCCGCCGCAGCCCGCATACGCAAGGAGAACCCCATCGTGGTGGCTGAGAAGATCCAGAAGTTATGA
- the LOC139406567 gene encoding AN1-type zinc finger protein 5-like isoform X2: MAQETNQTQVPMLCTMGCGFYGNPRTNGMCSVCYKEHLQRQQGGGRSSPPGSAASSPVGSPGAAGVSVESTTSEPSTEGVTPPEERTSSPNSPSPVTQQMTAMSISQDTGATDSDRADGDEEEDEGTSKNTGPVGEAAQASSDGDQTPDKNKKKNRCFTCRKKVGLTGFDCRCGNLFCAIHRYSDKHNCPYDYRGAAAARIRKENPIVVAEKIQKL; the protein is encoded by the exons ATGGCTCAGGAGACCAATCAGACGCAGGTGCCAATGCTTTGCACTATGGGCTGTGGTTTCTATGGTAATCCCCGCACCAATGGTATGTGCTCGGTCTGCTACAAGGAACACCTACAGAGACAACAGGGAGGGGGCCGTTCCAGCCCCCCAG GCTCGGCAGCTTCATCGCCAGTGGGGTCCCCGGGAGCAGCTGGTGTGTCAGTGGAGAGCACAACGTCGGAACCCAGTACGGAAGGGGTCACTCCGCCCGAGGAAAGGACATCCAG TCCCAACTCCCCCAGCCCAGTAACCCAGCAGATGACAGCCATGAGTATCTCCCAGGATACTGGAGCCACTGACTCAGACCGGGCTGATGGGGACGAGGAAGAGGACGAGGGGACATCCAAAAACACTG GGCCAGTGGGTGAGGCAGCCCAGGCCTCGTCTGATGGTGATCAGACCCCTGACAAAAATAAGAAGAAGAACCGATGCTTCACCTGCCGGAAGAAAGTGGGCCTGACTG GCTTCGACTGTCGCTGTGGTAACCTGTTCTGCGCCATTCATCGCTACTCTGACAAACATAACTGTCCTTACGACTACCGAGGCGCCGCCGCAGCCCGCATACGCAAGGAGAACCCCATCGTGGTGGCTGAGAAGATCCAGAAGTTATGA
- the LOC139406568 gene encoding alpha/beta hydrolase domain-containing protein 17A-like isoform X1, which translates to MTVLSEETVFPEWTMNGLSVSELCCLFCCPPFPSRIAAKLAFLPPEPTYSLLPDLEGSAAPGTAGTAGLRSRASGVPGAAVGGSVSTGPAEGKWKLHLTERAEFQYSQRELDATDVFLTRSSRGNRVGCMYIRCAPTARFTVLFSHGNAVDLGQMSSFYIGLGTRINCNIFSYDYSGYGVSTGKPSEKNLYADIDAAWQALRTRYGISPENIILYGQSIGTVPTVDLASRYECAAVVLHSPLTSGMRVAFPDTKKTYCFDAFPNIEKVSKITSPVLIIHGTEDEVIDFSHGLALFERCPKAVEPLWVEGAGHNDIELYSQYLERLRRFIGQELAAQHA; encoded by the exons ATGACGGTCCTATCTGAGGAGACGGTGTTTCCAG AGTGGACAATGAATGGCCTATCTGTCAGTGAGCTATGCTGCCTGTTCTGCTGCCCCCCCTTTCCGAGCCGTATTGCTGCCAAGCTTGCCTTCCTGCCTCCTGAGCCTACATATTCCCTCCTCCCAGACCTAGAGGGGTCTGCAGCCCCGGGGACAGCAGGGACCGCAGGGCTGAGATCCAGAGCTAGTGGGGTACCTGGAGCTGCTGTAGGGGGTTCAGTCAGCACTGGTCCTGCAGAAGGAAAATGGAAGCTCCACCTGACAGAGCGAGCCGAGTTCCAGTATTCCCAGAGAGAACTGGATGCTACAGATGTGTTCCTTACCCGCTCCAGTCGTGGAAACAGAGTGGGATGCATGTACATCCGCTGTGCCCCCACTGCCAG GTTCACAGTGCTGTTCTCTCACGGCAATGCGGTGGACCTTGGCCAGATGAGCAGCTTCTATATCGGCCTGGGAACGCGTATCAACTGCAATATCTTCTCCTACGACTACTCCGGCTACGGTGTCAGCACGGGCAAGCCTTCAGAGAAGAACCTCTACGCTGACATTGACGCCGCCTGGCAGGCCCTGCGCACACG ATATGGCATCAGCCCAGAGAACATAATCCTGTACGGGCAGAGCATTGGCACCGTGCCCACGGTCGACCTGGCATCTCGGTATGAGTGTGCTGCCGTGGTGCTCCACTCCCCCCTCACCTCTGGCATGCGGGTGGCCTTCCCAGACACCAAGAAGACCTACTGCTTTGATGCTTTCCCCAA caTTGAGAAGGTGTCTAAGATCACGTCGCCGGTGCTGATCATCCACGGGACGGAGGACGAGGTGATCGACTTCTCCCACGGCCTGGCTCTGTTCGAGCGCTGTCCCAAGGCCGTGGAACCACTCTGGGTGGAGGGGGCGGGACACAATGACATCGAACTGTACAGCCAGTACCTGGAGCGCCTGCGCCGCTTCATTGGCCAGGAGCTGGCCGCACAGCACGCCTGA
- the LOC139406568 gene encoding alpha/beta hydrolase domain-containing protein 17A-like isoform X3, protein MVVSFFLNNSGICESNSVVVQNDIQSQCSSVFAPTEWTMNGLSVSELCCLFCCPPFPSRIAAKLAFLPPEPTYSLLPDLEGSAAPGTAGTAGLRSRASGVPGAAVGGSVSTGPAEGKWKLHLTERAEFQYSQRELDATDVFLTRSSRGNRVGCMYIRCAPTARFTVLFSHGNAVDLGQMSSFYIGLGTRINCNIFSYDYSGYGVSTGKPSEKNLYADIDAAWQALRTRYGISPENIILYGQSIGTVPTVDLASRYECAAVVLHSPLTSGMRVAFPDTKKTYCFDAFPNIEKVSKITSPVLIIHGTEDEVIDFSHGLALFERCPKAVEPLWVEGAGHNDIELYSQYLERLRRFIGQELAAQHA, encoded by the exons ATGGTAGTTAGTTTCTTTCTCAATAACAG TGGAATTTGTGAATCAAATTCCGTTGTAGTACAGAATGACATACAATCACAGTGCTCATCTGTCTTTGCCCCCACAGAGTGGACAATGAATGGCCTATCTGTCAGTGAGCTATGCTGCCTGTTCTGCTGCCCCCCCTTTCCGAGCCGTATTGCTGCCAAGCTTGCCTTCCTGCCTCCTGAGCCTACATATTCCCTCCTCCCAGACCTAGAGGGGTCTGCAGCCCCGGGGACAGCAGGGACCGCAGGGCTGAGATCCAGAGCTAGTGGGGTACCTGGAGCTGCTGTAGGGGGTTCAGTCAGCACTGGTCCTGCAGAAGGAAAATGGAAGCTCCACCTGACAGAGCGAGCCGAGTTCCAGTATTCCCAGAGAGAACTGGATGCTACAGATGTGTTCCTTACCCGCTCCAGTCGTGGAAACAGAGTGGGATGCATGTACATCCGCTGTGCCCCCACTGCCAG GTTCACAGTGCTGTTCTCTCACGGCAATGCGGTGGACCTTGGCCAGATGAGCAGCTTCTATATCGGCCTGGGAACGCGTATCAACTGCAATATCTTCTCCTACGACTACTCCGGCTACGGTGTCAGCACGGGCAAGCCTTCAGAGAAGAACCTCTACGCTGACATTGACGCCGCCTGGCAGGCCCTGCGCACACG ATATGGCATCAGCCCAGAGAACATAATCCTGTACGGGCAGAGCATTGGCACCGTGCCCACGGTCGACCTGGCATCTCGGTATGAGTGTGCTGCCGTGGTGCTCCACTCCCCCCTCACCTCTGGCATGCGGGTGGCCTTCCCAGACACCAAGAAGACCTACTGCTTTGATGCTTTCCCCAA caTTGAGAAGGTGTCTAAGATCACGTCGCCGGTGCTGATCATCCACGGGACGGAGGACGAGGTGATCGACTTCTCCCACGGCCTGGCTCTGTTCGAGCGCTGTCCCAAGGCCGTGGAACCACTCTGGGTGGAGGGGGCGGGACACAATGACATCGAACTGTACAGCCAGTACCTGGAGCGCCTGCGCCGCTTCATTGGCCAGGAGCTGGCCGCACAGCACGCCTGA
- the LOC139406568 gene encoding alpha/beta hydrolase domain-containing protein 17A-like isoform X2 produces the protein MNGLSVSELCCLFCCPPFPSRIAAKLAFLPPEPTYSLLPDLEGSAAPGTAGTAGLRSRASGVPGAAVGGSVSTGPAEGKWKLHLTERAEFQYSQRELDATDVFLTRSSRGNRVGCMYIRCAPTARFTVLFSHGNAVDLGQMSSFYIGLGTRINCNIFSYDYSGYGVSTGKPSEKNLYADIDAAWQALRTRYGISPENIILYGQSIGTVPTVDLASRYECAAVVLHSPLTSGMRVAFPDTKKTYCFDAFPNIEKVSKITSPVLIIHGTEDEVIDFSHGLALFERCPKAVEPLWVEGAGHNDIELYSQYLERLRRFIGQELAAQHA, from the exons ATGAATGGCCTATCTGTCAGTGAGCTATGCTGCCTGTTCTGCTGCCCCCCCTTTCCGAGCCGTATTGCTGCCAAGCTTGCCTTCCTGCCTCCTGAGCCTACATATTCCCTCCTCCCAGACCTAGAGGGGTCTGCAGCCCCGGGGACAGCAGGGACCGCAGGGCTGAGATCCAGAGCTAGTGGGGTACCTGGAGCTGCTGTAGGGGGTTCAGTCAGCACTGGTCCTGCAGAAGGAAAATGGAAGCTCCACCTGACAGAGCGAGCCGAGTTCCAGTATTCCCAGAGAGAACTGGATGCTACAGATGTGTTCCTTACCCGCTCCAGTCGTGGAAACAGAGTGGGATGCATGTACATCCGCTGTGCCCCCACTGCCAG GTTCACAGTGCTGTTCTCTCACGGCAATGCGGTGGACCTTGGCCAGATGAGCAGCTTCTATATCGGCCTGGGAACGCGTATCAACTGCAATATCTTCTCCTACGACTACTCCGGCTACGGTGTCAGCACGGGCAAGCCTTCAGAGAAGAACCTCTACGCTGACATTGACGCCGCCTGGCAGGCCCTGCGCACACG ATATGGCATCAGCCCAGAGAACATAATCCTGTACGGGCAGAGCATTGGCACCGTGCCCACGGTCGACCTGGCATCTCGGTATGAGTGTGCTGCCGTGGTGCTCCACTCCCCCCTCACCTCTGGCATGCGGGTGGCCTTCCCAGACACCAAGAAGACCTACTGCTTTGATGCTTTCCCCAA caTTGAGAAGGTGTCTAAGATCACGTCGCCGGTGCTGATCATCCACGGGACGGAGGACGAGGTGATCGACTTCTCCCACGGCCTGGCTCTGTTCGAGCGCTGTCCCAAGGCCGTGGAACCACTCTGGGTGGAGGGGGCGGGACACAATGACATCGAACTGTACAGCCAGTACCTGGAGCGCCTGCGCCGCTTCATTGGCCAGGAGCTGGCCGCACAGCACGCCTGA